A single window of Excalfactoria chinensis isolate bCotChi1 chromosome 13, bCotChi1.hap2, whole genome shotgun sequence DNA harbors:
- the C13H5orf24 gene encoding UPF0461 protein C5orf24 homolog isoform X1, with the protein MMHPVASSNAAFCGTGKSSCLNEDNMRAADQFDLYATQQSKYSHAVSHKPMVCQRQDALNESHLQTTSGRNIETKDELKKKKNLNRSGKRGRPSGTTKSAGYRTSTGRPLGTTKAAGFKTSPGRPLGTTKAAGYKVSPGRPPGKKQQAFRCSSDA; encoded by the exons ATGATGCACCCTGTTGCCAGCAGTAATGCAGCGTTCTGCGGGACGGGCAAGAGCTCTTGCCTTAACGAAGACAACATGAGAGCTGCTGACCAGTTTGACTTGTATGCCACGCAGCAAAGTAAATACAGCCACGCAGTGAGCCACAAACCGATGGTGTGCCAGAGACAAGATGCTCTGAATGAATCCCACCTGCAGACCACGAGTGGCAGGAATatagaaacaaaagatgaactgaagaaaaagaaaaacctcaacCGATCTGGTAAACGTGGGAGGCCGTCAGGGACCACAAAATCAGCAGGGTACCGAACCAGCACGGGTCGACCCCTGGGGACCAccaaagcagctggatttaagACAAGTCCAGGCAGACCCTTGGGCACAACTAAAGCAGCAGGATACAAAGTCAGCCCAGGCAGACCTCCAG gaaaaaagcagcaagccTTCAGGTGTTCCAGTGATGCCTAA
- the C13H5orf24 gene encoding UPF0461 protein C5orf24 homolog isoform X2 — MMHPVASSNAAFCGTGKSSCLNEDNMRAADQFDLYATQQSKYSHAVSHKPMVCQRQDALNESHLQTTSGRNIETKDELKKKKNLNRSGKRGRPSGTTKSAGYRTSTGRPLGTTKAAGFKTSPGRPLGTTKAAGYKVSPGRPPGSIKAQSRFANLSYTCGSAAFPYPMMHNRGVHAAGETSSKLKQPNE; from the coding sequence ATGATGCACCCTGTTGCCAGCAGTAATGCAGCGTTCTGCGGGACGGGCAAGAGCTCTTGCCTTAACGAAGACAACATGAGAGCTGCTGACCAGTTTGACTTGTATGCCACGCAGCAAAGTAAATACAGCCACGCAGTGAGCCACAAACCGATGGTGTGCCAGAGACAAGATGCTCTGAATGAATCCCACCTGCAGACCACGAGTGGCAGGAATatagaaacaaaagatgaactgaagaaaaagaaaaacctcaacCGATCTGGTAAACGTGGGAGGCCGTCAGGGACCACAAAATCAGCAGGGTACCGAACCAGCACGGGTCGACCCCTGGGGACCAccaaagcagctggatttaagACAAGTCCAGGCAGACCCTTGGGCACAACTAAAGCAGCAGGATACAAAGTCAGCCCAGGCAGACCTCCAGGTAGCATTAAAGCTCAATCCCGGTTTGCAAATCTAAGTTATACTTGTGGCAGTGCAGCTTTTCCTTATCCTATGATGCATAACAGAGGAGTACATGCTGCTGGTGAAACTAGCAGCAAACTCAAGCAGCCTAACgaatga